The Lacerta agilis isolate rLacAgi1 chromosome 14, rLacAgi1.pri, whole genome shotgun sequence sequence tcgAGAATCAATTATTATTAACAGtggtttttttgcatttcttatgGTTCTAGGGGCCTCATATGCCGTATAGAAATACATATTGCGACacgcacattaaaaaaaattagaatcagAATGTGCACGGTGGTCAGATGGTGACAATGGAGAAGTTATCTAAACAGAAAAGGATATCTAAAACAGAAAATACACTGGGCACATTCGGGGGGAGTAGCGCTCCAGGAGCGCTCAGTCAACAGTTGTGGAATTTTatgtcaggtgggggggggcatcaggattttagagatgcttaggtggggcatggccaaagaaaggttgggaaccactggcccaGAGAGAAATGTGGGCCTCTCCCAAAGGCTGTGGGGCTGGGGCCATAGGCTGGTCCTGTCAAAACCCAGAGGGCAAGTTAACTCCTTGCCAAAACTTGTCTCTGACCTCAGTTGCTGCAGCTTAGacctgaagaagaagatgaaaaagatgaagaagatgaaatagatgaaaaagatgaaaaagaagatgaagaagaagatgaagaagatgaagaagaagatgaagaagatgaagaagaagaagatgaagaagaagaagatgaagaagaagaagaagatgatgaagaagatgaagaagatgaagaagaagaagaagatgaagaagaagaagaagaagaagaagaagaagaagaagaagaagaagaagatgaagaagaagatgatgaagaagaagatgatgaagaaggaggaggagaagaagaagaaggaggaggagaagaagaaggaggaggaggaggaggaggaggaggaggaggaggaggaggaggagtttggatttgatatcccactttatcactacccgaaggagtctcaaagtggctaacattctcctttcccttcctcccccacaacaaacactctgtgaggtgagtggggctgagagacttcaaagaagtgtgactagcagctgcatgtggaggagcagagacgcgaacccggttccccagattacgagactactgctcttaaccactacaccacgctggctctcagggCTGGCAGGGAGAAGCTAAGGAAGTGGGAGCACACTTTGCTGGGCCCAGACCAAatacccatctagtccagcgttctcagagtggccaaccagatggctatgAGAAGCCCATGAACACAATCGCGTTCACACACTCATGAACACCAGGAGTACTGTTTAGAGGAGTACTGACGCCGAGGATGGAgggagagcacagccatcatgactgcCAGCCCACACTTGTAGCCTCAGCCTCAAGGACGTTGGATCTTGTCCTCTTCTAAAGCTAGTCTGGTTGGTGGCAGTCACTCAATCAataggaggaatgactgctgggaggagcacagtgagaagaaacgccatggtgcatctgcaataACAAAACCGGAGGCTTCCTTtgccccagatgcaacaaaacatgtctctccctgcAAGAGAAACGTATATGGAATTTGAAGTTCATGTGTTTAAGTTTTCAAAATTGAATTAAAATttcctatattaaaaaaaaactctcccCCATATtgtgaaaggtaaaggacccctggacggttaagtccagtcaaaggagactatggggtatggcgctcatcttgctttcaggccgagggagccggcgtttgcccacagacggctttccaggtcatgtggccagcaggactaaaccacttctggcacaacggttacactgtgacggaaaccagaatgcacggaaacgccgtttaccttcccgccgcagcggtacctatttatctacttgcactggtgtgctttcgaactgctaggttggctggagctgggacagagcgacaggggctcactctgttgcagggatttgaaccgctgaccttctgattggcaagccaaagagaccacaacaccacccgcatcccaccctGCCCCTACATCATGTCCAATggtaggggatgatgggagttggagtccaacagccccTGGAGTTCtacaggttcctcagccctggaGCAGAGTAACTGGAGCTTGCAACTCATTGAGCTTTGAGCACAATGTGCCCACTCGGCTGCTTCGATTGGCGGAATTGGCACCACCTcggcatttgtaagaactcaatcatttagtgtggcagagcctttggaactccctgcctcttgagatcaagcGGGTACTTTCACTGcactcttttcggcacctgctaaaaacattcttgtttatgCAAGCCCACCAGGAAGCTTAGAAAGTTGGAGGCAATTTTATTACTTCAACTTTTAAAGGACGGCGGTGAGTTTTCCCTCCATTTCCTtgcattttgtaaactgcttttgagTTTTCTTGCAATCAAGAGCCATACATAAATCTCACGATTTCAATAAGACAGAAAACCAAAGAGAAAGCGAAAAGTTTGTGTCCACACCCTTTTTTATtgactgttgtttttttgttttaaacagcagATCCTCCACCAATTTCTCACAGCAACACAAGGCAAGCATTCAAAATCTCATCTTATGCACAAACCTGCCGGTATCCATCGAATCTTAAGCCATTCACACGCCATATTCATCGTACCATGCAACCAATCCAGAAGGTCAAgttccaaaaacacacacagaaacaaaggCGTCGCGGGGAAGGGGAGGGTTGGATGGAAGACCAACGGCACCCGAGTCGGAGAGATACGTTTTGAAAGCAGAGGTGCAAGTTGAGAGCCCCACAGAGCGCCAAAACCACACGAGGCAtcgggggatggggggggagagagagagagagagagagagagcgtccAAAAAGGccgaaaaaggaggaggaaaaccaagCTGGGGGAGATTAAGAAGAAGTCTACATGGTGTCTGTACAAGCAGCCTCTCAGCGCTCTCTGCCAGACAGTTCTCCACAGCCCTACAGTGCAGACAGATTCTCGGGTCCCTCgcctttgacccccccccccagcccagaaATGCTTCATGCTCCCCCCTCCAGTTAGCCTATATTAAGTtgaaaccccccccaaaaaaggctcgTAAAGCTTAGTGCCTCAAAACAGATTTCCCCCGCCCAATCGTGTTGTAGAAGCCCCTGGTGCCATCAGGGCCTTGAGGACGCCGGATCACTTTTAGCCGGGCATGGAGCGATTCAGACACCCTTTTGGAAGCGGGTGCTGAGCTCAGGGGCTCCGGTTTCAGGgaggggagctgctgctgctgctgctgctgctgctgctgcctgcaggCTGGTCCTTGCTGCTTTTGTGGCCACAGTATCCCCATGCCGAGCCTGCTCGCCTCCCAGCAGGAGTTGGGCAGCTTCTGCAACCCACAAGGGCCGTTGCTCTGCTTGGGcgcagagagaggaggaaagcagaGCGGCCACGACAGCGGCTTGTGCAGGAGCGGGCGAGGGCCAGCGCAGGGCATGCTGAAGAAATTCGGCTTGAAGGCCTGGCCAGCGGAGGCGCAGAAGCCAGCGGTGGGCCAGGCTGGAGCAGAGAGGAAGTTTGGAGGCAGGATGGGGGTGGATACCGGCGTGCCGTCGGACTCGGCCGATGAGCTGTAGAAGGAGTCTTCAAAGGCAAGCTGAGGGCCTTCAGGCAACGCGCCAGTCCACATCCTTGCAGGCTTCTCGGCCTCCTCGGCCTCCTCACCGTCTTCCTGACTGGTCACGCTCTTCTTCTTGGAGCCCCTTCCCGAGAGGCTAACCACCTTGATGGCGTCCCCACCTGGGGAGGAGGCGGCGACTTGGCTGCGAACAAGCTCCTCGAAAGCCTTCCGGGTGCTTTCCAAGCTGTCGTACTCCACCACGGCGCAGCACTTGGTCAAGAGCTCCGGGTACCGCGACGAGCACTTGCTCACATCCGAAGGGAGCTTCTTGCCCGGCCGGAGGATGCGGATGGAGGCGATTTCGCCAAAGGGGCTGAACAGCTTGGTGATGTTGTTGAGGAAGCTCATCTGGAACTGGAGAGAGCTGTGGGTAGCCGGCTCGTACGGAAGGACGTTCCAGGCCAGGAGCATCTTGCTCGAAGGGATGTTCACCAGATGTTCGGGGACGGGGGTCTTCCTGCGCACCTTCGTCCCTTCCTCGTTGACCTCCAGCAGCTCTGAAAACTGCAGTGCGTAAAGGGTCACCCGCCAATCTCTGGTTAAATACTTCACCTGGTTATAAAAGAGGGgaaagcagaagagaaagagagaggcagttTTGCATGcttctctttaaaataataaatttattaattattattatttatttgattgactgcttgaatttatgtactgctttatacccagaggtctcgggtcagttcacagaatgaaatcaaaatataaaaccacaaaatgcatcaTCAAAATAAGAACTGCCCAATAATGCCCCTTCCTCAAAtagcaaagtttttaatgtttgatgtcttactgtgtttatTTGCGCGGACAGGCAGagaccccccaaaccccaggcaacccccggGTGGAATAAGGAAATCTGACaacgttccctgtaacttcatttctcacaacaaaataatattaaaaaattccttccagtagcaccttagataccaactaagtttgttcttggtatgagctttcgtgtgcatgcacacttcttcagatacactgaaacggaagtcaccagacccttaaatatagagagggagtggggaggggtattactcagaagggtggtgggaatgggtgatcagctgataggtgtggaaaacctgttgacaactgcaattggtcttacagggaaaggcaaggggtgagatggctaaagatagctttgtcatgtataatgagataagaatccaatgtctttgttcagaccaggtctctccatggttttaagtttggtgattagttgcaattcagccacttctctttccagtctatttctgaaattcctttgtattaagacagctactttgagatcttttatagaatgtcctgggagattgaagtgttctcctactggtttctctgtcttgtgattcccgaTATCAGATTTTCCTGATATCAgattcatttctcacagtgagggatgGAGCTGtgcaaatattattatcatttgcACAGCTCCATCTTCCTCAGGCACAACTTGCTAAACATGTGATCACTGCCACAGAGCTATGCATCggacacagagtcagaccattagtccttctagcttagcattgtctgTACTGAGCTGCTATGGCTCTCCAGAGATTCAGAACAAGAGTCTTTCCCCTTGGAAATGCAAGGGATTGAAACTTGGATCACTGGCATGCAAAGCGGTCGCTCggccactaagctacagcccccttcccccaaacTTCAGAGGTCACGGTTTTGACCTTGGGATCCAAACACATGCAAAAAATGGAAACGGCAAGAAATACTAAAGAAAGTagagtggcaggtgaagatgatggactttgcggaactggcgaagctgaccgGAAAAAATCTGAAACCAAGGCGATCAGactttccaaaaagactggagtaaatttatacaatactTGAAGGACCATTGCAAGCATTTCACAAAACTAGCAGGGTTGTAAGAAGACTTGCAATGATAATTGTCACTGccctgttattttaaaaaatgtgatattCTGAATGAGTGAAAcataaaatggaaaatgtataaatacaatgatatacagtggacgcttgggtagTGAACGCGATCCGTACGGGAggtgcattcgcaacccgcagcgttcgcaacctgcgacgctgcgtctgcgcatgcgtgtgacacaATTCGGTGTtcctgcacatgcgcgagcgccaaaacccggaagtaacccattccggaaattccgggttcggcgcagtgcgcaacccgaaatcatgCAACCTGAAGGAGCCATAACCCAAATTATGACTGTACAAATGAATTTTGAAAACcatgaggcgggagggagggagggaagtcgacaGGCTCATATGAGCAAAAGAAGTAAAGTGGATAATGAAGATGtgtttaaatattataaaatgggaaattaataaaaaagattatttgtgtgtgtgtgtgtgtgtgtgtgtgtgtgtgtgtgtgtatactagaaggacagatcctgaagttgaggctccagtactttggccacctcatgagaagagaagactccctggaaaagaccctgatgttgggaaagatggagggcacaaggagaagggggcgacagaggatgagatggttggacagtgttctcgaagctactaacatgagtttggccaaactgcgagaggcagtgaaggataggcgtgcctggcgtgctctggtccatggggtcacgaagagtcggacacgactgaacgactgaacaacaacaatatatatttaaatgcatgCCGCTCCGCCCTCCTTTGGGAAGGGGAGGCGGGCACCACCACGAACGCTTTCCAAGTGCCGCTGCCCTACCTTTTTGAAAGACGTCAGGAGCTTAATGCTGACGTAGCCCAGGCGGTTCTTCTGCACGTGCTTCAGGAGGAAGGCATCCTTCGACAGGTTCTCGTCAGAGAGGTAGAACTCCACCTGCGAGACGATCCTCCGGATCAGCTGCAAGTCGGGCGTGGGGCAGTGGCTGCTCTCAAACAGGTCCAGGCCAAGGAGGTCGCTCAGGTCGTAGGGGCTGCTAGCAGGAGGAGAGCGAAAGGGCGTGTGGGGCGGGCGGGGGGACACCACACACAGAATTACTGCCAGCAGGTGAAAAGCGTGAACAGATTCACATCGCTTCAGTCATAAGAGTAGAAGATACCTGGCAGATCAGACCTATGTCCAGCATTCTTTGTCCGGGGTGGTGTGGTGTTGTtggtatttgatttcttttcattatattattattattattattattattattattattattattattattattattatttcactttgacaaagtaataataataaataagaataaaatgtgcatgccacccccgagaccattccattgtaactacccAGCCCCCCCAAATTTCAACGCCTCTTGCGGTGGtttgatggtttgacccctttccgttttaacagtacattCAGtttaaattctacaaacaccttccgtaTCTCCTAAAAATCGTCCCTCCTGCGTATTCCCTGTCGTACCTTAATGGcacgtgttaatttatcattaatatctATAATCCCACACCTCTTCATACCATTATTCcactttatattctgcttgccccttccacttcctagctataatattttgtgcagctgtcaataaatttgcgagcaagtccttcatagcctgcgaaccttccaccccatcgtaaattgataatcaTGCTGCCACCGGACTTCTGGTCAGCTTAAACCCAGCGATTTCTgtttatctccttaaacaccctttgccagaaaaattgtacatatttacacccccaccacatgtgaacataattcccggttggcagtttgaatccctgcgatggagtgagctcccgttgctcggtcccagctcctgccaacctagcagttcaaaagccccccaggcaagtagataaataggtaccactgtggcgggaaggtaaacggcatttctgtgcgctctggtttctgtcctgttgcgccagaagcagttcagtcatgctggccacatgacccagaaagctgtctgtggacaaacgccggctccctcggcctgaaagcgagatgagcgccacaaccccatagtcgcctttgactggatttaaccatccaggggtcctttccctttccctttctacTTACCCATCCAGAGTCTCTGCCAGCTCCTCTTGGGTCAGCAGAGGGAAAGACCTGTTGGTGCGAGGGAAGAAGTGGAGAGTGGAGTACGGGCCGCCCTGGACCGGAACCGGACTGCTGCGCTTCAGGTGGGAGGCCACGGCCATCTCAGGATTGCACAAGGCCATCGCGCTTCATCTGTTGAGATGgagaagagggtgggtggggtgaggagtCACTCTCACACAACAGCACACCCCTCCAACAAGACTCCCCATGCCCAGAAGATCATGGGGAGCACCTGGAAAAACAACCAAacaggtagagcatgagactcttaatctcagggtcatgggttcgagtcccacattggccAAAACATTCCTGGttcatgaccctcatggtcccttctagctctgcaGTCCTATGATCAAACGCTTCCTGCAAGGCTCCCACCATACGCTAGAGGccaggccctccagctgtttggggactacaattcccaccatccctgaccactggtcctgttagctagggatgatgggagttgtagtcccaaaacagctggagggccgagtttggggatgcctgctattGGCAATATCCGTTTCAAGCCAATTCAACTCCTCGGCTTCAAGAAAGAGCAACACCATCGAAAAGCTACTTTCAGCACTGGATTGGGACGCGAATTAAGGTTTTAAAGCAACCAAACTGCTATGCATTAATATACAAatacagactttaaaaaaacaaccaactttAAAAAACCAACCTCTTTTTTTTGAGAAGGAGATAAAGAATAAAGAGGGGATGTTTTACAATCGTGAAGGCAGTAACTGGAAAATCTTCAGACTTTCCGCACtgagaaatgaaaacaaactgaGAGCACCGGCTGGAAGGCTGGGAAAATAACGTCCGGCAAAGGGAGGAATAATTGAATAACGTAGATTGAGCATTTGACTATTTTGAAGAAATAATTGTATACACAACTGACAGGTGGATAACTGGAggtctttatttctctctctttacttTTATCTCCCTTGGGAGTTTATCATTATTCTTATATTATTgctccatctatctatctatctatctatctatctatctatctatctatctctcattGTACTTTGGTAAGAACTgcacacagaggaagggaaaggacagtTTGGACCCCCATTTGAGAGCCTGTAA is a genomic window containing:
- the LOC117059393 gene encoding la-related protein 6-like codes for the protein MALCNPEMAVASHLKRSSPVPVQGGPYSTLHFFPRTNRSFPLLTQEELAETLDGSPYDLSDLLGLDLFESSHCPTPDLQLIRRIVSQVEFYLSDENLSKDAFLLKHVQKNRLGYVSIKLLTSFKKVKYLTRDWRVTLYALQFSELLEVNEEGTKVRRKTPVPEHLVNIPSSKMLLAWNVLPYEPATHSSLQFQMSFLNNITKLFSPFGEIASIRILRPGKKLPSDVSKCSSRYPELLTKCCAVVEYDSLESTRKAFEELVRSQVAASSPGGDAIKVVSLSGRGSKKKSVTSQEDGEEAEEAEKPARMWTGALPEGPQLAFEDSFYSSSAESDGTPVSTPILPPNFLSAPAWPTAGFCASAGQAFKPNFFSMPCAGPRPLLHKPLSWPLCFPPLSAPKQSNGPCGLQKLPNSCWEASRLGMGILWPQKQQGPACRQQQQQQQQQQLPSLKPEPLSSAPASKRVSESLHARLKVIRRPQGPDGTRGFYNTIGRGKSVLRH